A stretch of Cicer arietinum cultivar CDC Frontier isolate Library 1 chromosome 5, Cicar.CDCFrontier_v2.0, whole genome shotgun sequence DNA encodes these proteins:
- the LOC101511679 gene encoding probable E3 ubiquitin-protein ligase XERICO, which yields MGLSNYPCAAEGVLPVLVMNTVLYVALLKNIFKSMLQVVGCTRTSITNSSYSPNIEEEEEEQESQLEERERRVSIRQYKSLCNKIGRSGSGCGWRECCCVCLCGFEANQEVSELACKHFFHRVCLDKWFDNKHSTCPLCRSMD from the coding sequence ATGGGCCTCTCAAATTATCCTTGTGCAGCAGAAGGTGTGTTACCTGTGCTTGTGATGAACACGGTTTTGTATGTGGCTTTATTAAAGAACATATTCAAATCCATGCTTCAAGTAGTTGGTTGCACAAGAACATCAATCACTAATTCATCTTATTCACCAAATattgaggaagaagaagaagaacaagagtCCCAATTAGAAGAGAGGGAAAGGAGGGTGTCAATAAGACAGTACAAGTCATTGTGCAACAAGATAGGAAGAAGTGGAAGTGGATGTGGATGGAGAGAGTGTTGTTGTGTGTGTTTGTGTGGTTTTGAAGCAAATCAGGAGGTGAGTGAGTTGGCTTGCAAGCATTTCTTCCACAGAGTTTGCTTAGATAAATGGTTTGATAACAAACACAGTACTTGTCCTTTATGTCGTTCCATGGACTAG